The DNA sequence CCCAAAAGCGGGCCCATATCAGATTTCTATGGGCCATTTGGCATCAGTTGTTAGCTAACTTTTTTCTTTAAATATGATTAACGGTGTTTTTCGCTTCATTAATCGTTGCTGTTTTCTTATTTCTTTGCCCTTTTGGTGTTTTCAGGTTAGGATTCGCTTTGCGCATCCCGCTCATAAACTTGCCTATCTCGCTAAAGAAAATCTCATTATCACGAGCAATTAATTTTTCGAGCTCAAGCTCTTTTGCTAGATTTGCTCCCTTTTTTACATTGTAAAAGCCATTTTTCAATCCCCATAATGAGCCCGAACATAGCATTACGTATGCTGAAGCTTTCATGGTTCCTAAATGAGCTGTTTGCGCTGTAAATAAAGACTCTTTTTCAATCAATCCGCCATTGATCATATTTTTTATATCATAGGCAAGAAGAGCAAGACAACCCATACCGACTATTGCCTGCGCAAAACCTGCTCCTAGATAACTGCCCTTCACACGCAAAGGATTTTCTAACAACGCCGCTTCTTCTTTTTCGATTTCGTCTTTTTTATCCGCGGCACATCTTGCAGCCTCTTCACATGTTTTTCTATATGCTCTCATTCTTTTATACAGAACTTTATTATTCTCATTGCTTATATCCCCCTTGAAGCCCCATTGTTCTTCTAACATTGTTCTAGCCGGCTCGTTTGCCACAACCTTACTACTTATTGCATGTGAGAGACCACACGAGCGAGATGCTAAGTAGGCTGATTCATCTGGTGTGTTTAGATCAGAAACTTCGAGTTGCTCTTGTTTTGTGTCTGGCACTTGCGGCGCTTCCATCGCAAAAAAATTACCCGATACCAATCCGGCACAAAGTGCCATTATAAAAAGAATTTTTTTCATCATTGACTCCTTTTGGTTTTTTTCACCTTAACCAACCGATCAATGATGATTCAAGAAATTGATATCGATGTAGAAATTTTAGCGATAATAATAAATAAGCATCACGAGCGCCATAATTGCCATCGAAAGATCTTCTAGAAGCGTAACGTAGGTCATGGGTATTTTAAAAACTGCGCCAAGACACGCGCATATTATTTCTTTATGCTGCGCGAGTTCGTAAGCAACGCCAATACTTCCCACGCTCATGAGAAAAAGAGTTATCGCATTAGTAGCAATGGGATAAATACCAGTGAGATACGCAATGCCCAAGCAAAATTCTATAAATGGATAGATATACGCGTAAGCGATTGATCGCTTTGCTATAAGATCATACATTGAAAATGCTTCAACAAATCCATGCAAATTGTAGATTTTAAAAAGACTAAAAACAATAAAAAAACTTCCCATAAAATCGTTCGTTGCATCAATAATGTTCCAACCGTAAATGAATCTACGCAATACTGTGAACAATAAAATAATACTTAAAATGAAAAATAATGGTGCAAACGACTTTAGTGTAATTCCTGCGGTAGGATTTGAATTATGCATCTTCATTTGTTTTTCCTTGTTTATTTTTTTGAAGAAACTACGTTCCTTTTAAGGCTTTTGTGCAACCGATTCCAACCCCCGCTAAAATCGATCCGAAAATGACAGCCCGTTTGCTCCAGCGATGATCGATAACTTTCGACTTTTTATAAATAATTACGAGGGGCTCAAACTTTCCATTATTGACCTCACCAGAAATAATCCCTCGATTTTTTATGGTATAAAAAAACGAAGTATAGTGTTGAGAAAATTTGTATGTTTTTTTTGCGTTAGTTGATCCAAAAACTTGTTTGGCAGTAATTTCTTGAATATTTTTCGAATAATCATTAATAAGTCGTTGAACATCATTTGGCAATCTATCTTTACGCGCTTTTCTACTCGGCGATAAAATGTCTGGCCGAGGAATATAAATGGTTTGTAAATCTCTTTGCACAAAAGTCATGCAGAGCCTATCGATGCCTATAGCTGATCCTGCTAGTATTGCCCCCCCAATTTCACCACCAACAACGCCGACCAAAAGTGCTAATGAATATGTTGGCAATAAAAGCATGTTCCAGCGAGAATACTTGGGAATAGCGAGTATCTGCACGTCGTACAATAAAACACCAAATAAAAAAACAATCTTGATATTTTTTTTAGGGAACATCCATTCTCCTAGAAAGCGCACCCACCATTTTAATTATACTATACAAAGAGCGCAGAGAACCGCACAATAGAAACGATAACGCAAAAAACGATAGCTCGCGCTTCAAAAAATTGATACGATTGAACTAGGAAAATAACTGAATCGAAAATAGTGAATGTTATGCGATTACCCAAATATTTTTTAAGTTCCATTTTCGCTTTCACTCTTTGCTCACGCGCATTATTTTGCGCGGAGGAACAATGGATTACTATTTTTGTTCATGGAATTGTGAGTATTAAACCTCATCTTACCACCGCTAATATTATCCGGTTTTTAAGAGACGATATCAGCAATTCGGTATATGAAAGAGCCGTTCAACTTACACGCAAAGACGATTTTTTCTATCAATATCATGCAATGCAAGAAATGGGTTTAAAGAAAATCGATTTGGATTGTTATGAAAAAGGATACGCATCAGGCGTTATTGCTCGCAGTTTTGATGCAATTGCAAAATCGGCCAATCCGCAAATGCCCGAGAATCTTTATTATACGTTTGGTTGGTCTGGCCTTTTAAGTCAGCGATTATGGACGCTTGAAGCCCAAATTTTTTATCAAGATCTTGAAGCACTCGTAAACGCTCTACGTGCTCAAGGAAAAGAACCCCGAATTAGATTAGTTTGCTATAGCCACGGGGGGAATTTTGCGCTCCGCTTAGCACTTTTTGATTCTTGCACGTTTCATGTTGAAGATCTTTGGCTGATTGGCGTCCCAATTCTTCCTGAATCGTACGATTTGGCCGATTGTTCATTTTTTAAAAGAATTGATAATTTCTATTCTGAAGGGGATCGGATTCAGCGTTTAGATTTTTTCTGTTCACAAATCTTGTTCTCTGACCGCGCCTTTTATCCGTCTCGGCAAAAACCTCTTTCAAACCGAATAACCCAAGTACAGTTAAAGTTTAGGCGCGATTCAACAAAACGATGCAGAAAAAATTGCTGTGTGGATATGCAAAGGTGCGTCATAAAAAATCGATTGCATAGCAGAAATGCTGATCCGGGCCATTCTGAGCTCTGGTCTTTTGGTTGGTCGCCAACCAGCTATCGCCCAAAATTTCCACTCTATCCCCTCCCCGTAGCAGTATTCCTGCCAATTATCGCGCAGGCAATGAGAAATGCTCATGGACAGGGATGCCACGGTTCTGTTGAAATTCATCCAACTCGCGAATTTATGTTTGTTAAAATACCTGGCTGCAAGAGAATATGTATGCCGTTCATCCCGATATCTCTCCTTGAGCAACTAAAAGATGAAGCGCTGGCATGCCGGCCTGAAAATTTTAATACAAAAATATTTGATGAACGGATTTGCGATATTATTCGTCAAGCAAACCAAGAGATTGATGCGGTTAAATACGCGACTAAGAATTAAGTTTTTTCCAAAGCGTTAGAAAATCGTCTATATTCATTTGCTGTGCACGCAAAGCTAATAATTCTTCAGAAATAATCGATATATCAAAATGGGTTTGTTGCATATTATTTCTCAACGTACGCCGCGGTTGGCGGAAACACATTTTAATGAAATCCCAGAACGCTGGTTCATCAGGTATGGGGGCAACATTTTCTTTTGGCTTAAAATATAATAAACGTGAGTGCACTTTTGGAGGCGGTTCAAACGCTTGAGGCGGCACTTTATCAAGCTTTTCCCAATTAAAATAGTATTGGAAAAACAGCGAGGGATACCCATAGCCGCGGCCATGCGATTTGAGCAATTTTTCTGCGACTTCTTCCTGCACCATAATGACGCCTTCGTGCAAAAGATGCCTGTTTTTTTGCAGCATATGCAAAATAGGAAATGTAATTTGATAAGGAAGATTGGCAAGAAGAGTCCATGGTTGATCAGGTTCGAAAATCGACCAATCAAGATCTAAAATATTTTGCTCATAAATAGTCATCCGCTTATTTGGCATCGATTTACGAACAAAATCTGCCCATTGTGGATCTATTTCAAAAACCCACAATTGTTTGATTGGCTGTTTTAAAATTGAGCGAGTTAAAAAACCATCGCCGCAACCGATTTCAAATACAGAACTATTCTTATCAAGCGATACGCGCTCGATCATATGATCGATCACTACTTGCCAACGGAGAAAATGCTGGCCATACTGCTTTTTTATTTGAATGCCATGAGCAAAATGCATCTTTAGATCCTTAAGTAACACCGTTTTAGTGTACCATAGACCAGTAAAAAAACAGCATTTATGGCTTTATTTATAGAAAAAGCGGCAGGCCAGGGCACACGATCTACGAATTTCAGAAATTTCAAAAGAATTATTTGTTCTGAAGAAAGATGCCCTAAAGTGAAATCCCTAACGCGGTGCCTAGGCTAATTTTTCTTCCCCATTTAAGTTTTTTTGCTCTTGTAATTTAAAACGGGTTATGAATATAAGCAATTATATAAACGCCGCGCTGCCCGGATTAAAATCAATCCGCAACCCACTCCTTGCACAATTTTGCGAATCCGCAATAATGATTGTTCTTTTTTTTGATCGATCTCAACGATCTTACTTTTTTCCGAAACTTGAGTAATTACTTTACGAATCCATTGCCCATCCTCGATCTTTTTAAAAACGGTCATCTGTCTCTCAATACCATGCCGCTTAGGGATGATTCTTATTTCCGAAAGATGTTCGAGAATTTTTTCGTCATCTTTCATTTCAGGGCTCGCGGGTGCTGTTGATTCTATAAGTCTTTTATTAGTATCATAAAATTCATATTCCTCTTGTACCTCTCCTGGCATGAGAATCGACTTCATTTTCTTTTTAATCTCGTCATTAGAAAAAACTATTTCTTTGCCCGTTGAGGTAAAATCGGTTTGAGATGACTGCTTCCATATCGTTTTTTCTTTATATGTTGTGCATTTATTTTTTATATAATCAGCATTATAGTAACACGCGGCTCCCAATAAAGCCGTCCCACACATAATTTCTTTTGAAAATAATAATTTTTTTAGAAATAATGATTCTTCCGCCGTAACTATCGATCCAGAAAGAAAAAAAATCCCCAATAATTGTTTTACATTCATTCCCTACCCTATTTTTGTTAGTAATAGCACGTTTCAAAAAAAAAGAGCCACGTTTTGCAAGTGGCTCCCTGGTATAGCTATGGAAAATTATTTTAGAAGTGCGTCCTTGAAGAAATCTAATTGCTCCAGTACTTTTCCGGCACCCATCACAACGCAAAGGAGTGGATTTTCAGCTAGGTGAACTTGCAAGCCGGTCTCTTTTGAAATCAATTGAGCAAGCCCCTTAAGAAGCGAACCACCGCCTGCCATCACAATTCCTTTATCAACTAAATCTGAAGAAAGTTCTGGCGGTGTATTTTCAAGCGCCACGCGCACCACGTCCACAATCGTAGCAATTGTTTCAAGTAAAGACTCATGCACTTCAGCACTCGTCAAAATGATTGTTTTTGGAACTCCGGTCACTAGATCGCGCCCCTTAACTTCCATCGATTCATCTTTTGACTCCGGCATCACCGAACCAATTTGAATTTTGATCAATTCTGCGGTGCGCTCACCGATAAGCAAGTTATATTTTCTCTTAACATATTGTACAATTGCGCGATCCATCTCATCGCCGCCAACGCGAACTGAACGGCAAAAAACAACGTCTTTCAGTGCTATCACTGCAACTTCGGTTGTTCCACCGCCAATATCAACTATCATGCTGCATGATGGATCTTGTACTGGCAATCCAGCGCCAATTGCTGCCGCCATCGGTTCCATAATAGTATACACTTCGCGCGCACCAGCTTGTTTTGCTGAATCTTCAACGGCGCGGCGTTCTACTTGAGTGATGCCCGATGGAACACCGATAATCATGCGCGGGCTGATAAGCATGCGGCGATTGCCGTGCACTTTACGGATAAAGTAACGAAGCATGCTTTCTGTAAGTTCAAAATTTGCGATCACGCCATCACGCATTGGGCGGCATGCAACAATACTTTCAGGAGTTTTGCCCAACATTTCTTTAGCGCCTCGCCCTGCAGCAAGCACTTGATTTGTATTTGCCTTAACCGCAACAACAGATGGTTCATCCAGAACAATACCGCGATTACGTACATAAACTAATGTGTTTGCAGTTCCTAAATCGATCGCTAAATCGGTCGAGAAAGCGCTAAACAATTTTTTTGCAGGAAAAAATCTCATAGTGGCCCACCTTTATCTTTTTTCTAAAAACTAAGTAACAATCCTAAAGAAAATCGCTGCGTTTTGCTCACACGTTTTGCAGCAAGTACCGAGACCGGCATATCCCATTGTAACTGAACAATCGGTGCGCACCAATGCGGTTTGCGCACGCGAGAGAAATCATAAAACAAATTCACCGTAAAATATTCAGATCCAAAATCTGAACGATCGTTCAATGCTTGTAATGTTGCAGAAGGTACTGGATTTTCGCGCTTATCGACATACAAATCATCATAATGAACTACGGCCGTATATTGCAACTGACCGCCAAGTCCATCGCGAATATCTTCTACTCGAGCATAGGGCGAGATTGCAAATGTTAATCCAGGATCAACACGCAAATCTCCAAGAACAGCACCAAAAAGCGGCTGCTCGTTTGCAATAGGAATTCTATTCGGGAATGTACGCGCAAATCGTTTACTCATGCGCACATAAAGCCCCGCTTTCCAATCTTCCTTCAACTCAAATTCTGCATCACCTGCTAAATAAAGACCAAAAAAACCGTTGCCGCCATACGGAAGCGATGCAGGATTATTGACATCTCGTTTTAATCCGGTATTGATCATCATACCGCCACGAATTCCTAAATCGATGCGTTTGAATTTTAAGAAATATTCCCAAATTTTGCCGAATCTAAAATAAAGATCGATATCGGAAAATCCAACCGTGCTTGATTTTGTCGGTTGCAAACCAAGCGAATTTTGTAACTGCCTTCTAATTTGATCAAGCTGCAAAATTTGGTCTTCACTCAATCCGTACTGCCGGATGAGTTGGTCATCTAAATGAAAATTAATGCGCGAAAAAAGATGCATAAAAAATGCATTGAAACCAATAGAGAAATGTTTCGTAAATCGGTGTTCATACGCCCATTCAATACCTTGGGAATCGATTGCGCCAGACATTTTATAAATAATAGAACTAAATTGGTCAAAATTGGGTGCAAGTGGATTTGCGTTTCCCAGAAGTACAAACGCATTTGCAAGTTTTATTAAATCATACTGGCCCCAAATTTCAGGAATACCAAACGTGATATCTTCTTCATCGGTAGCATTATGCGCGAGCATAAAAAAAGCATCTGCAGAAGCATAAGTTTTTTTTGCCGGTGTACGCGAAAATGTATGCGGAAACAAGGGGAAATATCTATTATCAAAGACCATTGAACGAAGCGATATGCCCCAACAACAGATCACGGTGAACAGCAGAAGGTTTTTTCGAAGGCGCACCATACTCTATCATCCTGATTTTAGATGCATTAAAAAGCAACAGTTTTTATGGAGAGAGAGGGATTAGAACCCCCGATTCCAATTTAATTAGGAATAACCGCTTTCGAGGCAGCCGCTTTCAACCACTCAACCATCTCTCCAGCGTACCGTCACCTTATTTGCAAAGGTGTGATCTTAATCATAACCAATTTTCGTTTTTTTTAAAGAAATTTTGCGCATTACATCGCTACAATGAAAATTGACATTAGCAGGAACTCGCGTTTAAGCTTTTTACAATTGAAAAATCACGAAACTTTTTTTTATTAAATTATGAAACTCACGACTTGAACTCAAAAAAGGAGACACCATGAAATCGCCTTCGATCCAAGCGATTGTTTTAGCGGCTGGTAAATCAACACGATTTAACACAGGCCGCACAAAATTACTTGAACGCGTATGCGGACAAGAAATGATTTTGTATACAACAAAACTTTTAGAGTCACTCAATTTACCAACGACTCTTGTTTTAGGATACGAAGCTGATGCGATAAAAAAAACAGTAACCGCTCATCATCCAGCGCTTACGATCGCACTCCAATCCGAGCAAAAAGGAACTGGGCATGCGTTGATGTGTTCTCAAGCCTTTTGGCATGCTGATCATCTTCTGGTGATGAATGGTGATATGCCGCTGGTAACAGAAACAATTATTGAAGAGCTTATTGCAAAACATACCGATTCAAATGCTGAAGTTTCTTTTGTTGTTTCGCATTGCGATCATCCAGTCGCTGCTGGCTACGGCAGAGTAATTGAGACAAACGGAAAAATAAAAATCGTTGAAGAAAAAGATCTCAAAACCATCGCAAACGAGTCGTGCTGTATTAACGCAGGCATTTATATTTTCAAGAAATCTTTTGCGCAAGGATACTTGAATACGTTGAGTACAGAAAATGCCAGCAATGAATATTATTTAACCGATCTTATAGCAAAAGCACAAAACGTTGTTACCATTCAAGCATCTTTTGATACAATTCGCGGCATTAATACGCTTAAAGAACTTTGGTCGGCCGAACAAATTAAACGTTCAGAATTAATTTCGATGTGGATGGAACGTGGCGTACGATTCTTTGCAGCACAAGCGGTGCATGTTGACGTAAATGTTTCGATCGGAAAAGGAACGACAATTAGCTACGGTGCGCACATTATTAATGGAACCGTTATTGGCGCGGATTGCACTATCGAACCATTTGCCGTTATTGATAATTGCACACTTAGCCAAAACGTTATCGTCTATTCGCATTCCGTCTTACGAGATTCAACTATTGAATCGGATGCACAAATCGGGCCGTTCGCTCATATTCGCGGCAAATCGGTAATTAAAGAAACTGCGGTTGTTGGTAATTTCGTAGAACTTAAAGCAACCTCTTTAGGAATTGCAAGCAAAGCAAAACATCTTACTTATCTTGGCGATGCGCGCATTGGCGAACATGCAAATATAGGAGCCGGCACCATAACCTGCAATCATAATGGTGTAACTAAAAATCAAACAACAATAGAAGATTTTGCTTATATTGGCAGCAATAGTACACTGATAGCACCGGTAACTATTGGTAGAAATGCGTATACTGCAGCAGGTTCTGTAATTAATAAACAAGTTCCTGCAGATGCTCTTGCTATTGCACGCGCATATCAGATTAATAAAGAAGGATATGCTGCCAAGTTACGCAAGAAATTTGAGCAAGGTGAAGATAAACCAAAAGATACTGTAAATGAAACAGAACAGGTTTCATTTGTCGGCGCACTCAAAACCCATAACGATTCGGCACTTTCTGGCAACACATGATACGTTTTGTACACACCGCTGATATTCATTTTGGCGTCGAAAATTATGGCAAGATTGATCCAGCAACAGGGATTCATACTCGGTTGCTGGATTTTGAACGAGCGCTCGATTTTTGCATCGAGTACGCAATTAAAGAACAAGTCGATTTCTTTTTATTTTCGGGCGACGCGTATAAAACAACGAATCCAAGCCCAACGCAGCAACGCCTTTTGCTTAAATGTTTTTTGAAACTGCACAAAGCACAAATTCCACTCGTTATGGTGGTCGGTAATCATGATAATCCACTCAGCTTTGGAAAAGCGCACACGCTTGATCTCTTTAATGATTTGCCACTAAGCGGTTTTCATGTAATGGCAAAGCCGCATGCGTTTGTGTTACAAACAAAAAGTGGGCCGGTAAATATTGTCGGGCTCCCGTGGCCGAATCGTACAACGATCGCCACATCGCAAAATCATATGTTCAAATCTGCGGGAGAATTAACCGATTATATTTCTCAATCAACGGTCGCAATTTTGCAGCATTTAATTACCCAACTTGATCCACAATTGCCTTCAGTTCTTGCTGGGCATTTAACCGTAAGCTCAGGAATTTTTTCTGGTTCTGAAAAACGAGCGGTATACGGAAATGATCCACTTTTTTTACCATCACAATTAGCAATTGCGCCGTTTGACTATGTCGGCCTTGGCCATTTGCATCGTTTTCAAGATTTAAATGCGCACGCGCACCCGCCAGTAGTTTATTCAGGATCGCCAGAACGAATAGATTTTGGGGAACGAAAGGAAGAAAAAGGTTTTTGCGATGTACGGATTTCCCAAAAAGGGAAAACATCGTACGAATTTATCAAAACGCCCGCACGCCCTTTTATTCAAATCGAAGTTCATTTACAAGCAGATTGCGATCACACACAACAAATTCTTGATGCACTCAAAGAGCACGATATCGCCCAAGCAATTCTGAAAATTATTTATCACGTCGCTCCAACAATAAAAGATACGGTCGACTTATCTAAAATTGAACGCGCATGCGCTTCAGCACTGCATGTCGTAGGCATTATTCCGGTGCACCAACCAAAAAATCGTGAAAAAAGATCCAATTTAAAAGTTGATATGGATCTAGAAACTATTTTGGATCTCTATTTTTCCGGCAAGCCAGAACTAGCAGCGCAAAAAGAAAATCTTATTGCTAAAGCGCTTGCACTCAAAGATGAACTGGCTCTAAACGAAATAACGAGTGGGAATGACTGAAAAAAATAGAGTTTCAGATCCTATTTTATGCACTTGTTGTTGCATCGTGAGAATAATAAACGATCGATGCAGAATCAAAAAGCTGATCTTTATATTTCTTAAATAGATCGACCGATTTCTCTTGGCGCAATTCTGCAACAATATGCTTATAGCGTTTTTTGAGAGAAACTAAGCGCTGCGGTTTTTTTGCCGATACCTTAAAGAGTTCAAAGCCGCCATTCGTTTCTAGTGGTTCAGAAATCTTATTTACATCCAGCGATAATAGAAAGCGCATATGCTCCGCCATTTCGCTCTCTTTGAGCCAAAACTCATCTTCCCAAGATGTAATAAATGAAGTATCGCCCGCGGCAATTTTATTTACCAACTCATCTTTAGAACTAACTTGAGAAAAAGAAACAAATGCTCTTGAAATTTTTACTCGAGGTTCATTATAAATTGGATGCTCTTTGTAATAGGCTTCTATCTCATTTTCAGGTACCACAACGCCTTGCATTTTCATTTCGCTCATATAATTGACCGCGTACATTTTTTTCAGCTCTTTAATACCTTCTTGCAGCGTATAGCCAGATTGCGCAAGAATTTTTTCTAAATCGCTCATGCTCCAATTATTTTGTCTGCAGAGGCCATCAATATAATTGTTGACGATTGAGTTATCGTTCGGGTCCATTTTTTGGCGCTCAATAAGCTGCATCCAATTTTGATAAACCAACTCATTAAACGCAAACATCTCTAGTTTTTCAGCATCAGTGCGAGCAGCCATTGGCGCTAAACCTGGCCGGTATTTGTCGGTCTCGCAAAAAATTTGGCATCTCTCTGGGCCGTTAACTGCGCAGGCAACCCCATCCAGATAAACTCTGCCCGCTTTCATGGGTTTTGGGGGCGCAACGACGAGCATTTTCTTATCCGCTAGCGGATCGTCGGTCTTTTTTATCTCTTGAGAATGGGTCAGTTGTTTGCTGGCTTTAGAGCCTTTTTGTGCCTTAGATGAATCATCACTTTTTTTTGCAGCAAGCGTTGCCGCTGCAGGTTTTTTTTGCGCTGATTTGTTGGTTACGCTCGTTGCTTTTTTAGGCGCAGTTGCCGGTAAAGCGTTCTTAGTAACCGTTGCCTGCTTTTTAGGGGAGGTAGAAGGCTTGCAAAACCCTCCAGAGCTAAAACCGGCTAGCAAAACGATTAAGAGGAGAAAATTACGCATATTCATTCGAGTCATCCTTTAAAGTAGTTTCCCAGCCTTGCCTTTTTTACCAGAGATCTCATTTTTTATTCGGGGTCCCCAAACAAACTCTTAAGTTTTTTGGGGTCAAAATAAGAAGGGGCACCGATATAATGCCCCTTCTGGTTATTAGCTTAAAATGTTTCACGCTAATGCGCAACTGGCCTTATGCACCCTTTATGGCTGATGGCGCTTGGGAAATGCTGTCCCCTTGCTCTTCATCGCCCTGATTCATGCTTTGCTTTTGGCCACCCTTTTCCATCATATTGTTCATTTCTTCTTCTTTAAGCTTCTTTTTTCGCTCAAAATAGTCTTTGTTTTCAACGATCTTGAACTCATTGCGGAGGCTTTCGAGCTCTTTATTGAACAATTCGCCCATTTTTTGCTGCTGCAAGAACGCCTCTATGCGGGGCTTAATTTGATCGAACGGCACATATTGTGCATCTTTTTTAGCGGTTGCTTTAATAACCCACGTTTTGTCTTTACCTGAAGCCATTTCAATAGCAGGGAATTTCTTCATGCCATTTATTTTTTCGCGAACCACTGGATCAACATCAAAACTCATTTCATTAATTTCTTGGAACGATTTAACGTTGCCTTTTGCTTCTCGTGCTGCTTGTTCAAAATCAGCTTTGCCTTCTTTCACTTTTGCCAAGAATGCTTGAGCATCTGATGGTTTATCAAATGTTGCAATTTGCGCTGCAACGCCGCCGCGATTCATCATGAGCTCAGGAATGGTTTTCTTGTTTTCATCATAATACTTGCGCACTTCCGCTTCACTCACATTTACTGGGTGAGCTTCTTGGAAATATTTTACCGCCAATTGACGCTTGCCGAAATCAACGATCATTTGAAGATCTTTTTTGTATGCGTCTTTTTGGTCTATGCCACTTTTTGCAAGCCAAGCTTGAAGCATTTCTTCATTTGCCATG is a window from the Candidatus Babeliales bacterium genome containing:
- the sbcD gene encoding exonuclease subunit SbcD, with the protein product MIRFVHTADIHFGVENYGKIDPATGIHTRLLDFERALDFCIEYAIKEQVDFFLFSGDAYKTTNPSPTQQRLLLKCFLKLHKAQIPLVMVVGNHDNPLSFGKAHTLDLFNDLPLSGFHVMAKPHAFVLQTKSGPVNIVGLPWPNRTTIATSQNHMFKSAGELTDYISQSTVAILQHLITQLDPQLPSVLAGHLTVSSGIFSGSEKRAVYGNDPLFLPSQLAIAPFDYVGLGHLHRFQDLNAHAHPPVVYSGSPERIDFGERKEEKGFCDVRISQKGKTSYEFIKTPARPFIQIEVHLQADCDHTQQILDALKEHDIAQAILKIIYHVAPTIKDTVDLSKIERACASALHVVGIIPVHQPKNREKRSNLKVDMDLETILDLYFSGKPELAAQKENLIAKALALKDELALNEITSGND
- a CDS encoding peptidylprolyl isomerase codes for the protein MHLYRSLQGVFVLSILVVLPQCDFFGSKNEERSESSAAVDQMPAGSGEVLLSIDGKPRITVDRFENYVSTVLEAQPQLKQLIALMPDAEMELFKSMANEEMLQAWLAKSGIDQKDAYKKDLQMIVDFGKRQLAVKYFQEAHPVNVSEAEVRKYYDENKKTIPELMMNRGGVAAQIATFDKPSDAQAFLAKVKEGKADFEQAAREAKGNVKSFQEINEMSFDVDPVVREKINGMKKFPAIEMASGKDKTWVIKATAKKDAQYVPFDQIKPRIEAFLQQQKMGELFNKELESLRNEFKIVENKDYFERKKKLKEEEMNNMMEKGGQKQSMNQGDEEQGDSISQAPSAIKGA
- a CDS encoding MauE/DoxX family redox-associated membrane protein, giving the protein MKMHNSNPTAGITLKSFAPLFFILSIILLFTVLRRFIYGWNIIDATNDFMGSFFIVFSLFKIYNLHGFVEAFSMYDLIAKRSIAYAYIYPFIEFCLGIAYLTGIYPIATNAITLFLMSVGSIGVAYELAQHKEIICACLGAVFKIPMTYVTLLEDLSMAIMALVMLIYYYR
- a CDS encoding rod shape-determining protein, with the protein product MRFFPAKKLFSAFSTDLAIDLGTANTLVYVRNRGIVLDEPSVVAVKANTNQVLAAGRGAKEMLGKTPESIVACRPMRDGVIANFELTESMLRYFIRKVHGNRRMLISPRMIIGVPSGITQVERRAVEDSAKQAGAREVYTIMEPMAAAIGAGLPVQDPSCSMIVDIGGGTTEVAVIALKDVVFCRSVRVGGDEMDRAIVQYVKRKYNLLIGERTAELIKIQIGSVMPESKDESMEVKGRDLVTGVPKTIILTSAEVHESLLETIATIVDVVRVALENTPPELSSDLVDKGIVMAGGGSLLKGLAQLISKETGLQVHLAENPLLCVVMGAGKVLEQLDFFKDALLK
- the glmU gene encoding bifunctional UDP-N-acetylglucosamine diphosphorylase/glucosamine-1-phosphate N-acetyltransferase GlmU → MKSPSIQAIVLAAGKSTRFNTGRTKLLERVCGQEMILYTTKLLESLNLPTTLVLGYEADAIKKTVTAHHPALTIALQSEQKGTGHALMCSQAFWHADHLLVMNGDMPLVTETIIEELIAKHTDSNAEVSFVVSHCDHPVAAGYGRVIETNGKIKIVEEKDLKTIANESCCINAGIYIFKKSFAQGYLNTLSTENASNEYYLTDLIAKAQNVVTIQASFDTIRGINTLKELWSAEQIKRSELISMWMERGVRFFAAQAVHVDVNVSIGKGTTISYGAHIINGTVIGADCTIEPFAVIDNCTLSQNVIVYSHSVLRDSTIESDAQIGPFAHIRGKSVIKETAVVGNFVELKATSLGIASKAKHLTYLGDARIGEHANIGAGTITCNHNGVTKNQTTIEDFAYIGSNSTLIAPVTIGRNAYTAAGSVINKQVPADALAIARAYQINKEGYAAKLRKKFEQGEDKPKDTVNETEQVSFVGALKTHNDSALSGNT
- the rsmA gene encoding 16S rRNA (adenine(1518)-N(6)/adenine(1519)-N(6))-dimethyltransferase RsmA; protein product: MHFAHGIQIKKQYGQHFLRWQVVIDHMIERVSLDKNSSVFEIGCGDGFLTRSILKQPIKQLWVFEIDPQWADFVRKSMPNKRMTIYEQNILDLDWSIFEPDQPWTLLANLPYQITFPILHMLQKNRHLLHEGVIMVQEEVAEKLLKSHGRGYGYPSLFFQYYFNWEKLDKVPPQAFEPPPKVHSRLLYFKPKENVAPIPDEPAFWDFIKMCFRQPRRTLRNNMQQTHFDISIISEELLALRAQQMNIDDFLTLWKKLNS